In Topomyia yanbarensis strain Yona2022 chromosome 2, ASM3024719v1, whole genome shotgun sequence, one DNA window encodes the following:
- the LOC131682872 gene encoding uncharacterized protein LOC131682872 produces MRIASLHRRILPKVVILRTFMPNHRVARPSKIAVQESFETLTVIAVPSKFVPFFYQESIEAPISETIVTTYNAPLSDDNEILTQLKEKYKETRDSNERYRILTTLPKSRTTYRIMQMFNVSQYMANKAKALQKEKGIMVVSEKSLSSAAIGKETVTCVTNFYNSDDVSRVCAGKRDYLISNNEEGKIYVQRRLVLCNLQEAYSIFKNTYPDIKIGFSRG; encoded by the exons ATGCGTATAGCTTCACTTCACCGACGTATATTGCCTAAAGTCGTTATACTGCGCACATTTATGCCCAATCATCGAGTTGCAAGACCATCTAAAATCGCTGTTCAAG AGTCCTTCGAAACATTAACCGTCATTGCAGTACCTTCCAAATTCGTTCCATTTTTCTACCaag AGTCGATAGAAGCACCCATTTCTGAAACGATCGTTACCACTTACAACGCACCTTTGTCAGACGATAATGAAATTCTTACACAActtaaggagaaatataaagAAACAAGAGACAGCAATGAGCGATACAGGATTTTAACCACACTTCCCAAAAGTAGGACTACATATAGAATAATGCAGATGTTCAATGTTTCTCAATATATGGCCAACAAGGCAAAAGCATTGCAGAAAGAGAAAGGAATAATGGTGGTGTCTGAAAAGAGTTTAAGCTCTGCGGCAATAGGAAAAGAAACGGTAACATGTGTTACGAATTTTTATAATAGTGACGATGTGAGCCGCGTCTGTGCAGGGAAAAGGGATTATTTAATATCTAACAATGAAGAAGGTAAAATTTACGTACAGAGAAGATTAGTTTTGTGTAATTTGCAGGAGGCGTATTCTATCTTCAAAAATACTTATCCTGATATTAAAATAGGATTTTCCagggggtga